In the genome of Triticum urartu cultivar G1812 chromosome 5, Tu2.1, whole genome shotgun sequence, one region contains:
- the LOC125556031 gene encoding uncharacterized protein LOC125556031 encodes MAEEGRHIAAGDPIRPPRLEDAGLEDCALPPESIAEAFSLAALAVSSRLPNLSLSDDEDEDEGGDPLAPRGGCVEDAGPTRGAIPDALVGAGGGSEGGADEVVVVGGGGGGGGDEVVVVGRGDEEDRVVVVGEELGQEKRCGKGTREGERRKEEEEEMVEKAILLEDFA; translated from the coding sequence CCGCGGCTGGAGGATGCCGGCCTGGAGGACTGCGCTCTCCCGCCGGAATCCATCGCCGAGGCTTTCTCCCTTGCGGCGTTGGCCGTCTCCTCCCGcctccccaacctctccctctccgacgacgaggacgaggacgagggaGGTGACCCGCTCGCGCCTCGTGGAGGCTGCGTGGAGGACGCGGGACCCACCCGCGGGGCCATTCCCGACGCCCTTGTTGGCGCAGGGGGCGGCAGCGAGGGCGGCGCCGACGAGGTCGTGGtcgtcggcggtggtggcggaggaggcggcgacgAGGTGGTAGTCGTCGGGCGCGGAGACGAGGAAGATAGGGTTGTTGTGGTCGGAGAAGAGCTGGGGCAGGAGAAGCGTTGCGGCAAGGGAACCAGAGAAGGAGAGCGccggaaggaggaggaggaggagatggtgGAGAAGGCCATCTTGCTGGAAGATTTTGCGTGA